The Nocardioides campestrisoli genome includes a window with the following:
- a CDS encoding M1 family metallopeptidase yields MIRGPRPGRLRMLTAATLLTLVGTTVPSALLAPSGAAAPEPGAPGVGDPYFPLDGNGSIDVQHYRIKVAYDFEAARLRGSTTLTLVPTAELSRFNLDLLLPASKVTVDGVEAGHRRSGGGHELVVRPKQALAAGVPVEVEVRYAGHPGRKRYAGESNWLADRHEVVTMNQPHMAPWWFPANDHPSDKATYDVSVTVPRGHQVISNGTRVGSRTKNDTRTVRWASERPMASYLAFFAAGRFQVESGTSEGLPWTAAVSRRLMPHEQRASMRMLRRSPRIVRALEQDLGAYPFSSTGGLVTSLDVDFALENQTRPTYPVLGRSDTWLLVHELAHQWFGDSVAVSRWRDIWLNEGAASFMEQRFLERQGGSAQQWLTELHGSLGAGQQFWKLQIADPGRRNIFDSAIYTRGAMAFQALRTRIGEDAFWTLLRTWLGSRADGNGTSEEFEALASQVSGQDLTAFFQAWLREPTRPAATPENGLR; encoded by the coding sequence ATGATCCGTGGACCGCGTCCTGGCCGTCTCCGCATGCTGACGGCGGCCACCCTGCTGACCCTGGTGGGGACGACGGTCCCCTCGGCGCTCCTGGCACCGAGCGGCGCCGCGGCGCCGGAGCCGGGCGCGCCCGGGGTGGGCGATCCCTACTTCCCGCTCGACGGCAACGGGTCGATCGACGTCCAGCACTACCGGATCAAGGTCGCCTACGACTTCGAGGCCGCACGCCTGCGCGGGAGCACCACCCTGACCCTGGTGCCCACCGCCGAGCTCTCCCGGTTCAACCTCGACCTCCTGCTCCCGGCCAGCAAGGTGACCGTGGACGGTGTCGAGGCCGGGCACCGGCGCTCCGGCGGCGGGCACGAGCTGGTGGTGCGGCCGAAGCAGGCGCTCGCCGCGGGCGTCCCGGTCGAGGTCGAGGTGCGGTACGCGGGGCATCCCGGCCGGAAGAGGTACGCGGGGGAGTCCAACTGGCTGGCGGACCGCCATGAGGTGGTCACGATGAACCAGCCGCACATGGCCCCCTGGTGGTTCCCGGCGAACGACCACCCCTCCGACAAGGCGACGTACGACGTCAGCGTGACGGTGCCCCGCGGCCACCAGGTGATCTCCAACGGCACCCGGGTCGGCTCGAGGACGAAGAACGACACCAGGACCGTCCGCTGGGCGTCGGAGAGGCCGATGGCCTCCTACCTGGCCTTCTTCGCCGCGGGACGGTTCCAGGTCGAGTCCGGCACCTCCGAGGGCCTGCCCTGGACGGCGGCGGTCTCGCGCCGGCTGATGCCGCACGAGCAGCGCGCCTCGATGCGGATGCTGCGGCGGTCCCCGCGGATCGTCCGGGCCCTGGAGCAGGACCTGGGGGCCTACCCGTTCTCAAGCACCGGGGGCCTGGTGACCTCCCTCGACGTCGACTTCGCGCTGGAGAACCAGACCCGCCCGACCTACCCGGTGCTGGGACGCAGCGACACCTGGCTGCTGGTGCACGAGCTGGCCCACCAGTGGTTCGGCGACTCGGTCGCCGTCTCCCGGTGGCGCGACATCTGGCTCAACGAAGGGGCGGCCTCCTTCATGGAGCAGCGATTCCTGGAGCGCCAGGGCGGCTCGGCCCAGCAGTGGCTGACCGAGCTGCACGGATCGCTGGGCGCCGGCCAGCAGTTCTGGAAGCTGCAGATCGCCGACCCCGGTCGACGCAACATCTTCGACTCCGCGATCTACACCCGGGGGGCGATGGCCTTCCAGGCGTTGCGGACCCGGATCGGCGAGGACGCGTTCTGGACGCTGCTGCGCACCTGGCTCGGGTCCCGCGCGGACGGCAACGGCACGTCGGAGGAGTTCGAGGCCCTGGCCTCCCAGGTCAGCGGGCAGGACCTCACCGCCTTCTTCCAGGCCTGGCTGCGCGAGCCGACCCGACCGGCCGCGACGCCCGAGAACGGACTGCGCTGA
- a CDS encoding propionyl-CoA synthetase: MGWAEEHEQSIADPDAYWGERAGLVDWFAKPRQVLDRSGDPFYRWFPDATLNTCYNALDRHVVHGAADRLALVHDSPVTGTKRSYTYAELLTEVAAFGGVLRHLGVRQGDRVVIYMPMIPEAVVAMLACARIGAVHSVVFGGFAPHELAVRIDDATPSVVVTASCGIEPSRTIAYQPLVERALELAEHAPSAVVVKQRPQLSAELVEGRDVDWDVAMRAGRTEPAECVPVAATDPLYILYTSGTTGRPKGIVRDTGGHAVAMAWSLPHVFGAGEGDVWWAASDVGWVVGHSYIVYAPLINGATTVLYEGKPVGTPDAGAFWRVVAEHRVKALLTAPTAIRAIKKEDPDGRLLAEHDLSSLEVLFLAGERLDPETWRWATEKLGVPVVDNWWQTETGWPIAANLRGLEPMAIKPGSPSVPVPGFDVQVLGPDGQQVPAGTEGAICLRLPLPPGTLTTLWHDDERYVSSYLSAYEGYYLSGDGGHLDEDGYLYVMGRTDDVINVAGHRLSTGAMEEVIARHPAVAECAVIGVADDLKGQLPCGFVVLKAGVDTAPEQIRGELVAAVRGEIGAVAAFKEVTVVDALPKTRSGKILRRTMREIADGHEGPVPSTIEDEAVLETLRPVLRRD; encoded by the coding sequence ATGGGGTGGGCCGAGGAGCACGAGCAGTCGATCGCGGATCCGGACGCCTACTGGGGCGAGCGGGCCGGCCTGGTCGACTGGTTCGCCAAGCCCCGTCAGGTCCTGGACCGCTCGGGCGACCCGTTCTACCGCTGGTTCCCCGACGCCACCCTCAACACCTGCTACAACGCGCTGGACCGGCACGTGGTGCACGGGGCCGCGGACCGCCTGGCCCTGGTGCACGACTCCCCGGTCACCGGGACGAAGCGCTCCTACACCTACGCCGAGCTGCTGACCGAGGTGGCGGCCTTCGGCGGGGTGCTGCGGCACCTGGGGGTACGGCAGGGCGACCGGGTGGTGATCTACATGCCGATGATCCCCGAGGCCGTGGTCGCGATGCTCGCCTGCGCCCGGATCGGGGCGGTCCACTCGGTCGTCTTCGGCGGGTTCGCGCCGCACGAGCTGGCGGTGAGGATCGACGACGCGACGCCCAGCGTCGTGGTCACCGCCAGCTGCGGGATCGAGCCCAGCCGGACCATCGCCTACCAGCCCCTGGTGGAGCGCGCCCTGGAGCTGGCCGAGCACGCGCCGTCCGCGGTGGTGGTCAAGCAGCGCCCCCAGCTGAGCGCCGAGCTGGTCGAGGGCCGTGACGTCGACTGGGACGTGGCGATGCGCGCGGGCCGCACCGAACCGGCCGAGTGCGTGCCGGTGGCAGCCACCGACCCGCTCTACATCCTCTACACCTCGGGGACCACCGGACGTCCCAAGGGCATCGTGCGCGACACCGGCGGGCACGCGGTGGCGATGGCGTGGTCCCTGCCGCACGTCTTCGGCGCCGGCGAGGGGGACGTGTGGTGGGCGGCCTCCGACGTGGGCTGGGTCGTCGGCCACTCCTACATCGTCTACGCGCCGCTGATCAACGGCGCCACCACCGTGCTCTACGAGGGCAAGCCGGTGGGCACCCCGGACGCCGGGGCGTTCTGGCGCGTGGTGGCCGAGCACCGGGTCAAGGCGCTCCTGACCGCGCCCACCGCGATCCGGGCGATCAAGAAGGAGGACCCCGACGGCAGGCTGCTGGCCGAGCACGACCTGTCCAGCCTCGAGGTGCTCTTCCTGGCCGGTGAGCGCCTCGACCCGGAGACCTGGCGCTGGGCCACGGAGAAGCTCGGGGTCCCGGTGGTCGACAACTGGTGGCAGACCGAGACGGGATGGCCGATCGCGGCGAACCTGCGCGGGCTGGAGCCGATGGCGATCAAGCCGGGCTCGCCGTCGGTCCCGGTCCCGGGGTTCGACGTGCAGGTGCTCGGCCCCGACGGCCAGCAGGTGCCCGCCGGCACCGAGGGCGCGATCTGCCTGCGCCTGCCGCTGCCCCCGGGAACGCTGACGACGCTGTGGCACGACGACGAGCGCTACGTCTCCTCCTACCTCTCCGCGTACGAGGGCTACTACCTCTCCGGGGACGGGGGACACCTGGACGAGGACGGCTACCTCTACGTGATGGGTCGCACCGACGACGTGATCAACGTCGCCGGGCACCGGCTCTCCACGGGCGCGATGGAGGAGGTGATCGCTCGCCACCCCGCGGTCGCGGAGTGCGCGGTGATCGGCGTCGCCGACGACCTGAAGGGCCAACTGCCCTGCGGGTTCGTGGTGCTCAAGGCCGGGGTCGACACGGCGCCCGAGCAGATCCGCGGCGAGCTGGTCGCGGCGGTGCGCGGGGAGATCGGCGCGGTCGCCGCCTTCAAGGAGGTCACCGTGGTCGACGCGCTGCCCAAGACGCGCAGCGGCAAGATCCTGCGGCGCACCATGCGGGAGATCGCCGACGGCCACGAAGGCCCGGTCCCCTCCACGATCGAGGACGAGGCCGTGCTGGAGACCCTGCGGCCGGTGCTGCGGCGCGACTGA
- the dxr gene encoding 1-deoxy-D-xylulose-5-phosphate reductoisomerase, translating to MKQRDIVILGSTGSIGTQALDLVRANPDRFRVVGMTAGGSQPELFEQQVAEIRPAFSGTGEEASVEAAGMECDVVLNGITGAVGLRPTLAALEAGRTLALANKESLIIGGPLVRELARPGQIVPVDSEHSAIAQSLRSGTAAEVRRLVLTASGGPFRGRTRAELAAVTPQQALAHPNFAMGKVITTNSATLVNKGLEVIEAHLLFDVPYERIDVVVHPQQMIHSMVEFVDGAVVAQLGLPTMLVPIALGLGWPDRVPDAETPIDWSRGADWRFEPVDEEVFPAIALARTAGIAGGTAPAVYNAANEECVEAFHQGRLGFAQIVETIAGVLGRHGVPSKEHLTVDDVLAADTWAREEARRLIQGDPTSP from the coding sequence GTGAAGCAGCGCGACATCGTCATCCTCGGCAGCACCGGCTCCATCGGCACCCAGGCCCTCGACCTGGTGCGAGCCAACCCCGACCGGTTCCGGGTCGTGGGGATGACCGCCGGCGGCAGCCAGCCCGAGCTCTTCGAGCAGCAGGTCGCGGAGATCCGGCCCGCCTTCTCCGGCACGGGGGAGGAGGCCTCGGTCGAGGCCGCCGGCATGGAGTGCGACGTGGTGCTCAACGGCATCACCGGTGCGGTGGGACTCCGGCCGACGCTGGCCGCGCTCGAGGCCGGTCGCACGCTGGCGCTGGCCAACAAGGAGTCGCTGATCATCGGTGGTCCGCTGGTGCGAGAGCTGGCCCGCCCCGGGCAGATCGTGCCGGTCGACTCCGAGCACAGCGCGATCGCCCAGAGCCTGCGCTCCGGCACGGCGGCGGAGGTACGCCGCCTGGTGCTGACCGCCTCCGGCGGCCCGTTCCGGGGTCGCACCCGGGCCGAGCTCGCGGCGGTGACGCCGCAGCAGGCGCTGGCCCACCCCAACTTCGCCATGGGCAAGGTGATCACCACCAACTCCGCCACCCTGGTCAACAAGGGCCTGGAGGTGATCGAGGCGCACCTGCTCTTCGACGTCCCGTACGAGCGGATCGACGTGGTGGTCCATCCCCAGCAGATGATCCACTCGATGGTGGAGTTCGTCGACGGCGCGGTGGTCGCCCAGCTCGGCCTGCCGACCATGCTGGTGCCGATCGCGCTCGGCCTGGGCTGGCCGGACCGGGTGCCGGACGCGGAGACGCCGATCGACTGGAGCCGGGGTGCGGACTGGCGCTTCGAGCCCGTCGACGAGGAGGTCTTCCCCGCCATCGCCCTGGCCCGCACGGCCGGGATCGCCGGCGGCACCGCCCCGGCGGTCTACAACGCCGCCAACGAGGAGTGCGTGGAGGCCTTCCACCAGGGGCGGCTCGGCTTCGCGCAGATCGTGGAGACGATCGCGGGCGTGCTTGGTCGCCACGGCGTACCCTCGAAGGAGCACTTGACCGTGGACGACGTCCTCGCCGCTGACACCTGGGCGCGCGAGGAGGCCCGCCGCCTGATCCAAGGGGACCCGACCTCGCCATGA
- a CDS encoding M50 family metallopeptidase — MTALLYLLGVVLFVLAILVSIGLHELGHMIPAKAFGAKVTQYFIGFGPTVWSKRVGETEYGVKAIPLGGYVKIVGMLPPGAEELAEPAGFDEQGQPVFRVRQSNTGMFTQLISDARTAEWELVQPGDEDRLFYRLPPWKKIVVMAGGPTVNIAIALAIFLPLFATYGNPNDPRIVPEVAEVSACVVPAAEDQRVCREDDPVAPAYAAGLEPGDEFVSFNGVPVTDWEVLQEQIRRNDDGRAEIVIRRDGVEQTVVTNTMVTARPTSTDDETLTEVGFLGVTPVAELTTGGLGYTVGQMGEMTVNTLSAMVELPQKVFGVAKAIVGLEERDREGPVSIVGGGRLAGEAVSYELTPSTDKVAFMLMLIAGFNFFIGMFNFVPLLPLDGGHIAGAAYEWVRRGVARVRRLPDPGHVDVARLLPVAYVVGMALLVMGVVLIVGDLVVPVSLRG, encoded by the coding sequence ATGACCGCGCTGCTCTACCTGCTGGGCGTCGTCCTGTTCGTCCTGGCCATCCTGGTCTCGATCGGCCTGCACGAGCTCGGCCACATGATCCCGGCCAAGGCGTTCGGCGCCAAGGTCACCCAGTACTTCATCGGCTTCGGCCCGACCGTGTGGAGCAAGCGGGTCGGCGAGACCGAGTACGGGGTGAAGGCGATCCCGCTCGGCGGCTACGTGAAGATCGTCGGGATGCTCCCGCCGGGCGCCGAGGAGCTCGCGGAGCCGGCCGGCTTCGACGAGCAGGGCCAGCCGGTCTTCCGGGTCCGCCAGTCCAACACCGGCATGTTCACCCAGCTGATCTCCGACGCGCGGACCGCGGAGTGGGAGCTGGTCCAGCCGGGTGACGAGGACCGGCTCTTCTACCGGCTCCCGCCGTGGAAGAAGATCGTGGTGATGGCCGGCGGCCCCACGGTGAACATCGCCATCGCGCTCGCCATCTTCCTCCCGCTCTTCGCCACCTACGGCAACCCCAACGACCCGCGGATCGTGCCGGAGGTCGCCGAGGTCTCGGCCTGCGTCGTGCCGGCCGCCGAGGACCAGCGGGTGTGCCGCGAGGACGACCCGGTGGCCCCGGCGTACGCCGCGGGGCTCGAGCCGGGGGACGAGTTCGTCTCCTTCAACGGCGTCCCGGTCACCGACTGGGAGGTGCTGCAGGAGCAGATCCGCAGGAACGACGACGGCCGGGCCGAGATCGTGATCCGGCGCGACGGGGTGGAGCAGACCGTGGTGACCAACACCATGGTGACGGCCCGACCGACCTCGACCGACGACGAGACCCTCACCGAGGTGGGCTTCCTGGGCGTGACCCCGGTGGCCGAGCTGACCACGGGGGGCCTGGGCTACACCGTGGGCCAGATGGGTGAGATGACCGTCAACACCCTCAGTGCCATGGTCGAGCTGCCGCAGAAGGTCTTCGGGGTGGCCAAGGCGATCGTCGGGCTCGAGGAGCGCGACCGGGAGGGGCCGGTCTCCATCGTCGGCGGCGGCCGGCTGGCCGGTGAGGCGGTCTCCTACGAGCTCACGCCCTCGACCGACAAGGTCGCGTTCATGCTGATGCTGATCGCGGGCTTCAACTTCTTCATCGGCATGTTCAACTTCGTCCCGCTGCTGCCGCTGGACGGCGGCCACATCGCCGGTGCCGCGTACGAGTGGGTGCGCCGGGGGGTCGCCCGGGTGCGCCGGCTCCCGGACCCCGGGCACGTCGACGTCGCGCGGCTCCTGCCGGTCGCGTACGTCGTCGGCATGGCGCTGCTGGTGATGGGCGTGGTGCTGATCGTCGGCGACCTGGTCGTGCCGGTCAGCCTGCGCGGGTGA